A region of Bacillus cabrialesii DNA encodes the following proteins:
- a CDS encoding DNA-binding domain-containing protein codes for MRFFIADDDRAVRSILRQIIEDEDLGEAAGEADDGSQVEGHMLQFKQIDILLIDLLMPERDGIETIRQLQDTYSGKIVMISQVEAKEMVGEAYSLGIEYFIHKPINRVEIVTVLQKVKERIELEQSIRAIQHSLSRLVNRSERKARPRQKSDSGLKEAGTFLLSELGMMGEGGAHDLMAVLQYLSEHEQSEPYEKHIPSLKQIFTQVAERKLGAGASETEVNREMKASEQRIRRAIIHSLHHFASLGTTDFSNPKFETYASKFFDFPVVSQKMKELQSKDAKPLAPAKVNMKKFIHVFFLEAKLLYETMKERRI; via the coding sequence ATGCGTTTTTTTATCGCTGATGATGACCGTGCGGTACGGTCGATTTTAAGGCAGATCATTGAGGATGAGGATCTCGGGGAAGCTGCTGGTGAAGCGGACGACGGGAGCCAAGTGGAAGGGCATATGCTGCAATTTAAGCAAATTGATATTTTATTAATCGATCTGTTAATGCCTGAAAGAGACGGCATTGAGACGATTCGCCAGCTTCAGGATACATACTCCGGCAAAATCGTGATGATCTCTCAAGTGGAAGCGAAGGAAATGGTTGGTGAAGCGTACTCGCTCGGCATCGAATATTTTATCCATAAGCCGATTAACCGCGTTGAAATTGTCACGGTTCTCCAAAAGGTGAAGGAGCGGATCGAGCTTGAGCAATCAATTCGGGCTATTCAGCACTCGCTAAGCCGGCTTGTCAATCGATCTGAACGGAAAGCGCGTCCCCGGCAGAAAAGTGACAGCGGCTTAAAAGAAGCGGGAACCTTTCTGTTGTCCGAACTGGGCATGATGGGGGAAGGCGGTGCGCATGATCTCATGGCGGTGCTGCAGTACTTATCAGAACATGAGCAATCTGAGCCGTACGAAAAACACATCCCTTCGCTCAAACAGATCTTCACCCAAGTAGCGGAACGGAAACTGGGGGCAGGGGCATCTGAAACGGAAGTCAATCGCGAAATGAAAGCCTCGGAGCAGCGTATCCGCAGAGCGATTATCCATTCGCTGCACCATTTTGCTTCACTGGGCACAACTGATTTTTCGAATCCGAAATTCGAAACCTATGCATCGAAATTCTTTGACTTTCCGGTTGTCAGCCAGAAAATGAAAGAGCTCCAATCAAAGGATGCAAAACCTCTCGCCCCCGCAAAAGTGAATATGAAAAAATTCATTCACGTGTTCTTTTTGGAAGCAAAACTTTTGTACGAGACGATGAAAGAAAGAAGGATATAA
- a CDS encoding glutaminase has protein sequence MKELIIERQEEKDSVSQLQDWVEHYRPFAANGQSANYIPALGKVNDSQLGICILEPDGTMIHAGDWNVPFTLQSISKVISFIAACMSRGIPYVLDRVDVEPTGDAFNSIIRLEINKPGKPFNPMINAGALTIASLLPGESAHDKLEFLYSVMETLIGKRPRIHEEVFQSEWETAHRNRALAYYLKETNFLEADVEETLEVYLKQCAMESTTEDIALIGLILAHDGYHPIHRKQVIPKDVAKLAKALMLTCGMYNASGKYAAFVGVPAKSGVSGGIMALVPPSARRDQPFQFGCGIGIFGPAIDEYGNSLTGGMLLKHMAQEWELSIF, from the coding sequence ATGAAAGAACTCATCATAGAGCGCCAAGAAGAAAAAGACTCTGTGTCACAGCTGCAAGATTGGGTGGAGCACTATCGCCCCTTTGCCGCCAATGGACAAAGTGCAAACTATATCCCCGCTTTAGGAAAAGTCAATGACTCACAGCTCGGCATTTGTATATTGGAGCCTGACGGAACAATGATACACGCCGGTGACTGGAACGTCCCTTTTACCCTGCAAAGCATTTCAAAAGTGATCAGCTTTATCGCCGCCTGCATGAGCCGGGGCATTCCCTATGTGCTCGACCGCGTAGATGTCGAGCCGACAGGTGACGCCTTTAATTCAATCATTCGGCTCGAAATCAACAAGCCGGGAAAGCCATTTAACCCTATGATCAACGCGGGCGCCCTCACCATCGCCTCGCTTCTTCCGGGTGAGTCGGCACACGATAAGCTCGAGTTTCTTTACTCGGTGATGGAAACGTTAATAGGAAAACGGCCGAGAATTCATGAGGAAGTGTTCCAGTCTGAATGGGAAACCGCCCACCGCAACAGAGCGCTGGCCTACTATTTAAAAGAAACAAACTTTTTAGAAGCAGATGTAGAAGAAACGCTTGAGGTTTACTTGAAGCAATGCGCGATGGAGAGCACGACAGAAGACATTGCATTGATCGGCCTGATTCTTGCCCATGACGGCTATCATCCGATTCACCGTAAGCAGGTGATTCCAAAAGACGTTGCAAAATTAGCCAAGGCGTTAATGCTGACGTGCGGCATGTACAACGCTTCAGGGAAATATGCGGCGTTTGTCGGCGTGCCGGCCAAAAGCGGCGTTTCCGGCGGCATCATGGCGCTGGTTCCTCCAAGCGCCCGAAGAGACCAGCCTTTTCAATTCGGATGCGGCATCGGCATTTTCGGTCCTGCCATTGACGAATACGGCAACAGCCTCACCGGCGGTATGCTGCTGAAGCATATGGCGCAAGAGTGGGAGCTCAGCATTTTTTAA
- the mmuM gene encoding homocysteine S-methyltransferase — protein sequence MNPIQHILETYPLIVLDGAMATELERKGCDLNDSLWSAKILMEEPNLIKQVHTDYFAAGADCAITASYQSTFEGFAARGLSEAEARRLIEMSVTIAAEARDEFWAFEENRLNRPKPIVAASVGPYGAYLADGSEYRGNYGISEDELIEFHRPRIKALIEAGADVLACETIPCLTEAKAIVRLLKEFPETYAWISFSAKDGLHISDGTPAADCASWIDEYRQIAALGINCTPLQHIPSLIEELKKHTSKPIIVYPNSGEQYDPETKTWNGAACAEPYGETARIWLEKGAKLIGGCCRTKPEDIKEIAAWARSIKTT from the coding sequence ATGAATCCTATCCAACACATACTAGAGACATACCCGCTGATTGTGCTAGACGGCGCCATGGCGACCGAGCTTGAACGCAAGGGCTGTGATTTGAACGACAGTCTTTGGTCGGCAAAAATCCTGATGGAAGAGCCGAACCTGATTAAACAAGTCCATACTGATTATTTCGCGGCAGGCGCCGACTGTGCGATCACCGCCAGCTATCAATCTACATTTGAAGGCTTTGCCGCACGCGGGCTGAGCGAAGCGGAAGCACGCCGGCTCATCGAGATGTCCGTCACCATCGCAGCAGAAGCACGTGATGAATTTTGGGCGTTTGAAGAGAACCGACTGAATCGGCCAAAACCGATCGTTGCGGCTTCTGTAGGCCCTTATGGCGCTTATCTTGCGGACGGGTCTGAGTATCGCGGCAACTACGGAATCTCAGAGGATGAACTGATAGAATTTCATCGTCCCCGGATCAAAGCGCTTATCGAAGCCGGAGCTGATGTTTTGGCATGCGAAACAATTCCGTGTCTGACCGAAGCAAAAGCGATTGTGCGGCTGCTGAAGGAATTTCCTGAAACGTATGCGTGGATCAGCTTCAGTGCAAAAGACGGTCTGCATATCAGTGACGGAACACCTGCAGCTGACTGTGCGTCATGGATTGATGAGTATCGCCAAATTGCAGCGCTCGGCATCAACTGCACGCCGCTTCAGCATATCCCTTCCTTGATCGAGGAGTTAAAAAAGCACACATCAAAACCGATCATCGTCTATCCGAATTCAGGCGAGCAATATGATCCGGAGACAAAAACGTGGAACGGCGCGGCATGCGCGGAACCTTACGGAGAAACCGCCCGCATCTGGCTTGAAAAAGGAGCGAAGCTGATCGGCGGCTGCTGCCGGACAAAACCTGAAGATATTAAAGAAATTGCGGCTTGGGCGCGCTCTATAAAAACAACTTGA
- a CDS encoding alanine/glycine:cation symporter family protein: MQQILEHIVGIANDLLWSKLLIVLLLSLGIYFTVRLKFLQVRMLKEMVKVLREGAASRSKNSISPFQAFCISMAARVGTGNITGIAIAIALGGPGAIFWMWIIAIIGSASSFVESTLAQIYKVKDVNGFRGGPAYYMEKGLNKRWMGALFAVLITLSFGIVFNSVQSNTVSLAFENAFGTNRLTLGLILIAVFGTIIFGGVKRIAKLAESIVVVLAVLYIGVAFFVIFTNITQLPDVLALIVKNAFGFEQAAGGALGAALMQGVRRGIFSNEAGMGSAPNAAATATTSHPVKQGLIQAFGVLTDTLVICTSTAFIILFSDAYHTPGLSGIALTQASLSSHVGSWASGFLAILILLFGFCALIGNYYYGETNIGFLNKSKKLIFVYRIGVLAMIVFGCVAKVQLVWDLADLFMGLMVVVNLIAIALLSKVVFAALQDYTRQKKAGKDPVFYKDVLKNHNGIECWPLSDTQADSHNKQIS, translated from the coding sequence ATGCAGCAAATCCTGGAACATATCGTCGGTATCGCAAATGATCTTTTATGGTCAAAGCTATTAATTGTATTGCTCCTCTCACTGGGAATCTATTTTACGGTCAGGCTTAAGTTTTTGCAGGTTCGCATGCTGAAAGAAATGGTGAAAGTGTTAAGAGAAGGTGCTGCTTCCCGGTCGAAAAACAGCATTTCTCCGTTTCAAGCGTTTTGCATCAGCATGGCGGCCCGTGTCGGCACAGGAAATATTACGGGCATTGCCATCGCTATTGCGCTCGGCGGACCAGGTGCGATCTTCTGGATGTGGATTATCGCCATTATCGGATCAGCATCCAGCTTTGTGGAAAGCACACTGGCTCAGATTTATAAAGTAAAAGATGTAAACGGCTTCCGCGGCGGGCCCGCTTATTATATGGAAAAAGGGCTGAACAAAAGGTGGATGGGCGCGCTGTTTGCCGTATTAATCACCTTATCGTTCGGTATTGTCTTTAACTCGGTTCAATCAAATACAGTCAGCCTCGCTTTTGAAAACGCGTTCGGCACAAACCGCCTGACATTGGGACTTATTTTAATTGCTGTGTTCGGCACGATTATTTTCGGCGGTGTAAAACGCATTGCGAAGCTGGCTGAATCCATTGTCGTCGTATTGGCGGTCCTGTATATCGGAGTTGCGTTTTTCGTGATTTTCACCAACATTACGCAGCTGCCAGACGTGCTGGCGCTGATCGTGAAAAACGCATTTGGCTTTGAACAGGCCGCCGGCGGCGCTTTGGGAGCGGCGCTAATGCAAGGCGTCAGACGAGGAATTTTTTCAAATGAAGCGGGAATGGGAAGTGCACCGAATGCCGCTGCCACAGCAACAACAAGCCATCCTGTCAAACAGGGGCTGATCCAAGCGTTTGGTGTACTCACAGATACGCTGGTCATATGTACAAGCACCGCCTTTATCATCCTGTTTTCGGATGCCTATCATACTCCGGGACTGAGCGGAATCGCGTTGACACAAGCCTCTCTCAGCTCCCATGTCGGATCGTGGGCATCAGGCTTTCTCGCCATTCTGATTTTGTTATTCGGATTCTGTGCTTTAATCGGAAACTATTATTATGGCGAAACCAATATCGGGTTTTTGAACAAAAGCAAAAAACTGATATTCGTCTACCGTATCGGCGTGCTGGCGATGATTGTGTTTGGCTGTGTCGCCAAAGTCCAGCTCGTCTGGGATCTTGCTGATTTGTTCATGGGCTTGATGGTCGTCGTGAATTTAATCGCCATTGCTTTATTATCAAAGGTCGTTTTTGCGGCGCTGCAAGACTATACACGCCAGAAAAAAGCGGGCAAAGATCCGGTCTTTTATAAAGATGTGCTAAAAAACCACAATGGCATTGAATGCTGGCCGCTTTCTGACACACAGGCTGACAGCCACAACAAACAAATATCGTAA
- a CDS encoding ATP-binding protein produces the protein MLITVPLAGELKFYPLNEEFRISFGAPVFFFFLSLLRQVPAVLPGLLTGAAVFVFRVLLELWGGGHDGLAPILYDQASGFFFYMTYACLFSVLKANRFRERPVMLGFIGFMIEIVSDCVELAVQFLIFHTVVTPEKITDIAVIAISHTFIVMSFYSVLKLYETQSREKQTRRQHEHMLMIVSNLYEETVHLKKTLKTTEKVTNDSYQLYREAKGMDEQLSSRILRLAGEIHEVKKDNQRIFAGLSKMISNESLRDYMRASDLLQLVIRMNEKYAEALGKQIDFHCSIEGEHDDYHVFTVLSIINNLTANAVEAMGDEGMISLRLRKQNESMIEFQVEDNGPGISEKIGDIVFDPGFTSKYDEFGTPSTGIGLSYVKEIVTELEGDITFDNQQRGVVFAIRLPVRHLIQKG, from the coding sequence ATGCTGATTACGGTGCCGCTGGCCGGTGAACTGAAATTTTATCCCCTTAATGAAGAGTTCCGCATCAGCTTTGGCGCACCGGTTTTTTTCTTCTTCTTATCGCTGCTGCGGCAAGTGCCCGCTGTGCTGCCGGGGCTTCTGACGGGAGCGGCGGTTTTCGTCTTTCGCGTCCTTCTGGAATTATGGGGCGGGGGACACGATGGGCTGGCTCCGATTCTGTATGACCAGGCGTCTGGCTTTTTCTTTTATATGACTTACGCCTGTCTGTTTTCCGTATTAAAGGCTAATCGTTTTCGGGAACGGCCGGTTATGCTCGGTTTCATCGGGTTTATGATTGAAATTGTGTCAGATTGTGTCGAGCTGGCCGTGCAGTTTCTCATTTTTCATACGGTTGTGACGCCTGAGAAAATCACAGACATTGCGGTGATCGCAATTTCTCACACATTTATCGTCATGAGCTTTTACAGTGTGCTGAAGCTGTATGAAACGCAATCGAGGGAAAAACAGACAAGGCGGCAGCATGAGCACATGCTGATGATCGTTTCCAATTTATATGAAGAGACGGTGCATTTAAAAAAGACATTGAAAACGACAGAGAAAGTGACAAACGATTCGTATCAGCTCTATCGGGAAGCCAAGGGCATGGATGAACAGCTCAGCAGCAGAATCCTGAGGCTGGCTGGGGAGATTCATGAGGTGAAAAAGGACAACCAGCGGATATTCGCAGGGCTTTCAAAAATGATTTCGAATGAGAGCTTAAGAGACTATATGAGGGCTTCTGATTTGCTGCAGCTTGTGATTCGAATGAATGAAAAGTATGCTGAAGCCTTGGGAAAGCAGATTGATTTTCACTGTTCGATAGAAGGGGAGCATGACGATTATCACGTATTTACCGTGCTCTCGATCATTAATAATCTAACAGCAAATGCGGTAGAGGCCATGGGAGACGAGGGAATGATCAGCTTGAGGCTCCGTAAGCAAAATGAGAGTATGATAGAATTCCAGGTGGAAGACAATGGTCCCGGCATTTCTGAGAAAATCGGAGACATTGTGTTTGACCCGGGCTTTACTTCAAAATATGACGAATTTGGCACGCCTTCTACCGGAATCGGACTTTCATATGTGAAGGAAATCGTGACAGAGCTGGAAGGAGATATCACGTTTGATAATCAGCAGCGGGGAGTGGTGTTTGCCATCAGGCTGCCTGTCCGGCATTTGATTCAGAAAGGGTGA